A genomic window from Variovorax paradoxus includes:
- a CDS encoding esterase-like activity of phytase family protein, with translation MSIRFASSNLPRHLMLAVVSSAALAACGGGNGGGIALPPVAATPAPAPAPAPAPQPPQDNTAGLPHKLTGWASLADTFRWPGPTTGQFITAALGVTPPFVDGQPLPGFSALLKNDDGTWTAMPDNGYGSKGNSGDFVVGFYNVSIDFRTVPNGTTVPGTIKVNSHVNFNDANGFLKDGKGVDLKITADYANYQKVTDNKLVDSGTPVDSRIVSGRLLTGFDLDVESIARAKDGTYFVGEEFGPYILHFDKNGTLMGDPVPHPFLRSPSNPLVMNDGATVTSLSSRGFESLAFNGDSSRLYAVPEAAPSLASLRPVADDERYLNFFEFDPASMLYTGKNPVYKKDGPAKDNQIVIGDMTNVGGNKFVLIERDSLFGTKAVVKRLYMVDLDVKDADGVLKKTLLVDLLNISDPTDIGGPLAGVVAGKFSMPFDSVESVEVVDDNTLAVAIDTNFPTEDGRVPGKPDDTEVITIRFDQALFKRVASKT, from the coding sequence ATGTCCATTCGCTTCGCCTCGTCCAACTTGCCGCGTCACCTGATGCTGGCAGTCGTTTCTTCTGCTGCCCTCGCCGCGTGCGGTGGCGGTAACGGAGGCGGCATCGCCTTACCTCCGGTGGCGGCAACGCCCGCTCCGGCGCCCGCGCCCGCACCTGCTCCGCAGCCACCGCAGGACAACACTGCAGGATTGCCGCACAAGCTGACCGGCTGGGCCTCCCTGGCCGACACGTTCCGCTGGCCCGGCCCGACCACGGGCCAGTTCATCACCGCCGCGCTCGGCGTAACGCCGCCCTTCGTCGATGGTCAACCGCTTCCCGGCTTCTCGGCACTGCTGAAGAACGACGACGGCACCTGGACCGCCATGCCCGACAACGGCTACGGCAGCAAGGGCAACTCCGGCGACTTCGTGGTCGGCTTCTACAACGTCAGCATCGACTTCCGCACGGTGCCCAACGGCACGACGGTGCCCGGCACCATCAAGGTGAACAGCCACGTCAATTTCAACGACGCCAACGGCTTCCTGAAAGACGGCAAGGGCGTCGACCTGAAGATCACCGCCGACTACGCCAACTACCAGAAAGTCACGGACAACAAGCTCGTCGACAGCGGCACGCCCGTGGATTCGCGCATCGTCAGCGGCCGGCTGCTGACGGGCTTCGACCTCGACGTCGAATCGATCGCCCGCGCGAAGGACGGCACTTACTTCGTCGGCGAGGAGTTCGGCCCCTACATCCTGCACTTCGACAAGAACGGCACGCTGATGGGCGACCCGGTGCCCCACCCGTTCCTGCGCAGCCCTTCCAACCCGCTGGTGATGAACGACGGTGCTACGGTGACCTCGCTCTCGAGCCGGGGCTTCGAGAGCCTGGCCTTCAACGGCGACAGCAGCCGCCTCTACGCGGTGCCCGAAGCAGCGCCTTCGCTGGCCTCGCTGCGGCCCGTGGCAGACGACGAGCGCTATCTGAACTTCTTCGAGTTCGATCCCGCCTCGATGCTCTACACCGGCAAGAACCCGGTCTACAAGAAAGACGGCCCGGCCAAAGACAACCAGATCGTGATCGGCGACATGACCAACGTGGGCGGCAACAAGTTCGTGCTGATCGAGCGCGACAGCCTGTTCGGCACGAAGGCAGTGGTCAAGCGCCTGTACATGGTCGACCTCGACGTCAAGGACGCCGACGGCGTGCTGAAGAAGACGCTGCTGGTCGACCTGCTGAACATCTCCGACCCTACGGACATCGGCGGCCCGCTGGCCGGCGTGGTGGCCGGCAAGTTCAGCATGCCCTTCGATTCGGTGGAGAGCGTCGAGGTGGTGGACGACAACACGCTGGCCGTTGCAATCGACACCAACTTTCCGACGGAAGACGGCCGCGTTCCCGGCAAGCCGGACGACACGGAGGTCATCACGATCCGCTTCGACCAGGCGCTGTTCAAGCGCGTCGCGTCGAAGACGTAA
- a CDS encoding ATP-binding response regulator → MRPQPSTSDSFSPAQTPRARGFIASRLSFSDLQFQQLEQMIRSTPWAWILAAAAGFLCYLEYRDGVDGQRVKAWFAVYCVIVAARMGIWLAWALRPGLRANLPAMVLPIMATNQLMAFSFGVLCVLLQSDGPAQAEAILHITMVTVSLGGAIRLSTMGRAATVYVVLILGPLVLRDIWFGGSYHVAMASIVSLIGVYTLLSARELSSALHEIQAQRRRNAELVIALSAENERSSSARRTAEEAVAARMRFFASANHDLRQPLNAMALLAQTVHTVSTEHRVKEMSEQLVACADGMTDVVDDLLDITRADAGSLSPQWSTFAIDELLGDCCRPHQAVAIAKGLCFEISAGHVAVRSDRALLARVVTNLLANAIRYTREGQVRISSQKIDGDRLKLTIEDTGIGISSEHLPHVFEEFYQVDNPARDRRLGYGLGLATVKRLSELLDLRVTARSVQGQGSVFELHLPLADAAMSEQREDVERPVASSSATPLAVRILVVDDDPSSLQALDGLLASWGMDVRSASDVGGALDVLHAGFRPHALVVDLRLGPQVSGIQAIEDLRSALNEAELPALIVTGDVGGDYLDAARAAGLPVIVKPVRPSQLRAFLGHIQALGRQGVAE, encoded by the coding sequence ATGAGGCCGCAGCCCTCCACTTCCGACTCTTTTTCTCCCGCGCAAACGCCGCGCGCACGCGGCTTCATCGCCTCGCGCCTGTCCTTCTCGGATCTTCAGTTCCAGCAACTGGAGCAGATGATCCGCTCCACGCCCTGGGCGTGGATCCTGGCCGCCGCCGCGGGGTTTCTGTGCTACCTCGAATACAGGGACGGCGTGGACGGCCAGCGCGTGAAGGCATGGTTCGCCGTCTACTGCGTCATCGTCGCCGCGCGCATGGGCATTTGGCTGGCTTGGGCGTTGCGGCCGGGGCTTCGCGCGAACCTGCCGGCGATGGTGCTGCCCATCATGGCCACCAACCAGCTCATGGCCTTCTCGTTCGGTGTGCTGTGCGTGCTGCTGCAAAGCGACGGGCCGGCGCAGGCCGAGGCCATTCTTCACATCACCATGGTCACGGTCTCGCTGGGCGGAGCGATCCGGCTCTCCACGATGGGCCGAGCGGCCACCGTCTATGTGGTGCTCATTCTCGGGCCGCTGGTATTGCGCGACATCTGGTTCGGCGGCAGCTATCACGTGGCCATGGCCTCGATCGTGTCGCTCATCGGCGTCTACACGTTGCTCAGCGCCAGGGAGCTGTCCTCAGCGCTTCACGAGATCCAGGCGCAGCGCCGGCGCAATGCCGAACTGGTGATTGCGCTGAGTGCCGAAAACGAGCGCAGCAGCTCGGCCCGGCGAACAGCCGAAGAGGCCGTGGCCGCGCGCATGCGCTTCTTCGCCTCGGCCAACCACGATCTTCGGCAACCGCTCAATGCGATGGCATTGCTGGCGCAGACCGTGCACACCGTCAGCACCGAGCACCGCGTGAAGGAGATGTCGGAGCAGTTGGTGGCCTGCGCCGACGGCATGACCGACGTGGTGGACGACCTGCTCGACATCACGCGCGCCGACGCCGGATCGCTCAGCCCGCAGTGGTCGACCTTTGCCATCGACGAACTGCTGGGCGACTGCTGCCGGCCGCACCAGGCGGTGGCCATCGCGAAGGGGCTGTGCTTCGAAATCTCCGCCGGCCATGTGGCCGTGCGCAGCGACCGGGCCTTGCTGGCCAGGGTGGTCACCAACCTGCTGGCGAATGCCATCCGCTACACGCGCGAGGGACAGGTGCGCATCAGCAGCCAAAAAATCGACGGCGACCGGTTGAAGCTGACCATCGAGGACACGGGCATCGGCATTTCTTCCGAGCATCTGCCGCACGTTTTCGAGGAGTTCTACCAGGTCGACAATCCGGCGCGCGACCGGCGGCTGGGCTACGGCCTGGGGCTGGCCACCGTCAAGCGGCTGAGCGAACTGCTGGACCTTCGGGTGACTGCCCGCTCGGTACAGGGGCAAGGCAGCGTGTTCGAACTTCATCTTCCCTTGGCCGATGCCGCCATGAGCGAACAGAGGGAGGATGTCGAGCGACCCGTCGCATCGTCATCGGCCACCCCATTGGCGGTGCGAATACTGGTGGTCGACGATGACCCGAGCTCGTTGCAGGCGCTTGACGGGCTGCTCGCTTCATGGGGAATGGACGTCCGGTCCGCAAGCGATGTCGGGGGCGCACTGGACGTGCTCCACGCCGGCTTCAGGCCCCACGCGCTGGTGGTGGACTTGCGACTGGGGCCGCAAGTGAGCGGCATCCAGGCCATCGAGGATCTGCGGTCAGCACTGAACGAGGCCGAACTGCCCGCGTTGATCGTCACCGGCGATGTGGGAGGCGACTATCTGGATGCGGCACGCGCGGCGGGGCTGCCGGTCATCGTGAAGCCGGTGCGGCCCTCCCAGCTCCGGGCGTTTCTGGGTCACATTCAGGCACTCGGTCGGCAAGGCGTTGCCGAGTGA
- a CDS encoding ribbon-helix-helix domain-containing protein, protein MCEVFISADPQSYDARTRSVRLHGVVTSIRLENLFWQVLEEIAQRDGMVVVQLIERLYDELVAARGEVGNFASFLRVSALRYEAMVAQGRIPADTSVAIRSLDAETVLHELPQGWGRSTPAQPPDETRVRTLHVAARRRA, encoded by the coding sequence ATGTGCGAAGTCTTCATCAGTGCCGACCCGCAGAGCTACGACGCGCGCACACGCTCGGTGCGGCTGCACGGCGTCGTCACCAGCATCCGCCTGGAGAACCTGTTCTGGCAGGTGCTCGAAGAAATCGCGCAGCGCGACGGCATGGTCGTGGTGCAGCTCATCGAGCGGCTTTACGACGAGCTGGTGGCTGCGCGCGGCGAAGTCGGCAACTTCGCGTCATTCCTGCGGGTGAGCGCCTTGCGCTACGAGGCGATGGTGGCGCAGGGGCGGATTCCGGCCGATACCTCGGTGGCCATTCGCTCGCTCGATGCGGAAACCGTGCTGCATGAGCTGCCGCAGGGGTGGGGAAGATCGACGCCTGCGCAGCCGCCCGACGAGACGCGCGTGCGCACGCTCCACGTGGCCGCACGGCGGCGGGCTTAG
- a CDS encoding response regulator transcription factor, with protein sequence MKLLLVDDHPLFGVGFAHALTHARPDFEVETALSLGQGVERASQCPPDIVLIDYRLGGEDGLEGLRLFGARHPLVSRLMISGDEEPALAARARAAGAAGFIGKSQSVARIAAALDEVAAGGEAFDVLQPRAGLPASNLTPRQLEVLLLVAQGRQNKQIAAELNIAERTVKLHITALLDTMDARNRTHLLVQARRAGLMLDLR encoded by the coding sequence ATGAAACTCCTGCTTGTCGACGATCACCCGCTGTTCGGTGTCGGCTTTGCGCATGCGCTGACGCACGCGCGGCCCGACTTCGAGGTGGAGACCGCCCTGTCGCTAGGGCAGGGCGTGGAACGCGCCTCGCAGTGCCCGCCGGACATCGTGCTGATCGACTACCGCCTGGGCGGCGAAGACGGCCTCGAAGGGCTGCGCCTGTTCGGCGCCCGGCACCCCCTCGTGTCCCGCCTGATGATCTCGGGCGACGAAGAACCGGCACTCGCCGCGCGCGCACGTGCCGCAGGCGCGGCCGGCTTCATCGGAAAGTCGCAGTCGGTGGCGCGCATCGCCGCCGCGCTGGACGAAGTGGCGGCGGGCGGCGAGGCTTTCGATGTGCTGCAGCCGCGCGCCGGCCTGCCTGCTTCCAACCTGACGCCGCGGCAGCTCGAAGTGCTGCTGCTGGTCGCCCAAGGCCGGCAGAACAAACAGATCGCCGCCGAGCTGAACATCGCGGAACGCACGGTCAAGCTCCACATCACGGCCCTGCTCGACACCATGGACGCGCGCAACCGCACCCACCTGCTGGTGCAGGCGCGGCGCGCGGGGCTGATGCTGGATTTGCGATGA
- a CDS encoding InlB B-repeat-containing protein, with the protein MTKKSACRRWMACVWSLALLTACGGGGAGGAGGGLLPPIGFPPPVAVTHRMDVSITGAGRVASRPAGIDCADSCGADFASGTQVTLTATPAAGQVLGSWGGACSSNADTCTVRVDAALTVTAAFVAAPPVVGWGDAVTLSAAGASLPKVGVDAQGRALVVWRQLEVNSLTDRLWGSLYQPGGGWSTPQRLEANNGAVRDVRVAIDKPSGRAVVVWTQLSSVTGYDLWALQVDPSTGWGTPALLETGSGTVGFASAGIDANGNAVAVWSQIGPATRFSIYANRYTPAGGWGTAALIETDEVVGTVDGDPAVVVAGSGESLAVWKRSTGSSASLWTNRADAGGTWAAAAELVPDAGTAQSIGAHDLAIDAGGNALLAWGQVDLPGGGNQWESAVWFKRFSGGAWQGGTARVGAPFMSTQALLSTPVLRMNAAGAAVVSWGRLDNALMAATAAPGAAFGADTVVRPAVSQALTSLPALGVDDATNALAAWTQANGAGTGDLSAARHTLAGAWGAQALQESSDEAAQTPDIGMNELGNAVLAWQQFDPAAGTRIYIRQYGSGR; encoded by the coding sequence ATGACGAAGAAGAGCGCCTGCAGGCGATGGATGGCTTGTGTGTGGAGCCTGGCCCTGTTGACGGCCTGCGGGGGCGGCGGCGCAGGAGGGGCCGGTGGCGGCTTGCTTCCACCCATCGGCTTTCCGCCGCCCGTCGCGGTGACGCATCGGATGGACGTGAGCATCACCGGCGCCGGTCGTGTCGCGTCGCGGCCTGCGGGCATCGACTGCGCCGACAGCTGCGGCGCGGACTTCGCGTCGGGCACGCAGGTCACGCTCACGGCCACGCCGGCGGCGGGGCAGGTGCTCGGCAGTTGGGGCGGCGCGTGCAGCAGCAATGCCGACACCTGCACCGTGCGCGTGGACGCCGCGCTCACCGTCACGGCCGCGTTCGTCGCCGCACCGCCGGTGGTCGGCTGGGGCGATGCGGTCACGCTGTCCGCCGCCGGAGCCAGCTTGCCGAAGGTGGGGGTCGATGCGCAAGGGCGCGCGCTGGTCGTGTGGCGTCAACTCGAGGTCAATTCGCTGACGGACAGGCTGTGGGGCAGCCTCTACCAACCCGGCGGCGGCTGGAGCACGCCGCAGCGCCTCGAGGCCAACAACGGTGCGGTGCGCGACGTCCGTGTCGCCATCGACAAGCCGAGCGGCCGTGCCGTCGTGGTGTGGACGCAGTTGAGCTCGGTAACGGGCTATGACCTGTGGGCGCTGCAAGTCGACCCATCGACCGGCTGGGGCACGCCGGCGCTGCTGGAGACCGGCAGCGGCACGGTCGGCTTCGCGAGCGCGGGCATCGACGCCAACGGCAATGCCGTCGCCGTGTGGTCGCAGATCGGTCCCGCCACCCGCTTCAGTATCTATGCCAACCGCTACACGCCGGCGGGTGGCTGGGGCACGGCCGCGCTGATCGAGACCGACGAGGTTGTGGGCACCGTGGACGGCGACCCGGCGGTCGTGGTGGCGGGCTCGGGCGAATCGCTGGCCGTGTGGAAGCGCTCCACCGGCAGCAGCGCCTCGCTCTGGACCAATCGCGCCGATGCGGGTGGCACCTGGGCCGCGGCGGCTGAACTCGTGCCGGACGCCGGCACCGCGCAGTCGATCGGCGCGCACGATCTGGCAATCGATGCCGGCGGCAATGCGCTGCTGGCCTGGGGCCAGGTCGACCTGCCCGGCGGCGGCAACCAATGGGAGAGTGCCGTGTGGTTCAAGCGGTTCTCGGGAGGCGCCTGGCAGGGCGGCACCGCACGCGTGGGCGCGCCGTTCATGTCGACGCAGGCCTTGCTGAGCACACCTGTGCTGCGCATGAACGCGGCCGGTGCGGCCGTGGTGAGCTGGGGGCGGCTGGACAACGCGCTCATGGCCGCAACGGCGGCGCCGGGCGCGGCATTCGGTGCGGACACCGTGGTCCGGCCGGCAGTTTCACAGGCGCTGACGAGCCTGCCCGCGCTGGGCGTGGATGACGCGACGAATGCGCTGGCAGCGTGGACCCAGGCCAACGGCGCGGGGACCGGCGACCTCTCTGCAGCCCGCCACACGCTGGCCGGAGCTTGGGGCGCGCAGGCGCTGCAGGAAAGCAGCGATGAAGCGGCCCAGACGCCCGACATCGGCATGAACGAACTGGGGAACGCGGTCCTGGCCTGGCAACAGTTTGACCCGGCTGCGGGAACGCGCATCTACATCCGCCAGTACGGTTCTGGCAGATAG
- a CDS encoding Bug family tripartite tricarboxylate transporter substrate binding protein gives MKNHTSKTTRRSAGLAALALATAALLPATTPAQQAFPSKPVRIITPFPVGGGPDGVARLVADKLSRAWGQPVVVENRPGGNGFIAIDAFKRGAKDGHDIIVLDNVHLAAYPALFKKLPYDSAKDFDALLPLFKTYFFFTVATNSKYKTVGDLIADAKANPGKLDYGSWSVGNPVHLGSELFESATGTQMEHVIYKETTQLYTSVATGELAFALGSSATAGPLQRANKLRFLAAAAPQRVAAFPDVPTVSESGGPKGFEVIGWNAIAVPKGLPASVTEKIKRDIEKGLAEPDVLEKFKSFGYEPFPTTRPQFDEFVASETKRFTDVIRKANVSLD, from the coding sequence ATGAAGAACCACACGTCGAAGACAACGCGCCGCAGCGCCGGCCTGGCCGCGCTTGCGCTGGCAACCGCAGCCCTGCTGCCTGCAACGACACCGGCGCAGCAGGCCTTTCCCAGCAAGCCCGTGCGCATCATCACGCCGTTCCCCGTGGGCGGCGGCCCCGATGGCGTGGCACGCCTGGTGGCCGACAAGCTTTCGCGCGCCTGGGGTCAGCCCGTGGTGGTCGAGAACCGCCCGGGAGGCAACGGCTTCATCGCCATCGACGCCTTCAAGCGCGGCGCCAAGGACGGCCACGACATCATCGTGCTCGACAACGTGCACCTGGCCGCGTACCCCGCGCTGTTCAAGAAGCTGCCCTACGACTCGGCAAAGGACTTCGACGCGCTGCTGCCGCTGTTCAAGACGTATTTCTTCTTCACCGTTGCCACCAACAGCAAGTACAAGACCGTGGGCGACCTGATCGCCGACGCCAAGGCCAACCCCGGCAAGCTCGACTACGGCTCGTGGTCGGTCGGCAACCCGGTGCACCTGGGCTCCGAGCTCTTCGAGTCGGCCACCGGCACGCAGATGGAACACGTGATCTACAAGGAAACCACGCAGCTCTACACGTCCGTGGCAACGGGCGAGCTGGCCTTTGCGCTGGGCAGCAGCGCCACGGCCGGCCCGCTGCAGCGGGCGAACAAGCTGCGCTTCCTGGCGGCTGCCGCGCCGCAACGCGTGGCAGCCTTCCCCGATGTGCCGACGGTCAGCGAATCGGGCGGACCGAAGGGCTTCGAAGTCATCGGCTGGAACGCGATCGCGGTGCCCAAGGGCCTGCCCGCATCGGTCACCGAGAAGATCAAGCGCGACATCGAAAAGGGCCTGGCCGAACCCGACGTGCTGGAGAAGTTCAAGAGTTTCGGCTACGAGCCCTTCCCGACCACGCGCCCGCAGTTCGATGAGTTCGTGGCGAGCGAGACGAAGCGGTTCACCGACGTGATCCGCAAGGCGAACGTTTCGCTGGATTGA
- a CDS encoding IclR family transcriptional regulator domain-containing protein has translation MATHPTQPDTPAPGDSYVQSFARGLQVIRSFSANAPHQTLSEVAAGSGLTRAGARRILLTLQTLGYVVTDGKLFTLTPRILDLGFAYLSSMPIWNRAEPVMEALVQQVQESCSAAVLDATDIVYVLRVPTKKIMHINLGVGSRLPAYCTSLGRLLLADLDDDEARARLEASDIQPLTKHTLTDIDALMAKVAQARRQQWCLVNQELEEGLISVAAPIVDRQGRMVAALNISGQANRTSAKAMQETMLPALREAADRISRML, from the coding sequence ATGGCAACCCACCCCACACAACCCGATACACCCGCACCCGGCGACAGCTACGTACAGTCTTTTGCGCGGGGGCTGCAGGTGATCCGTTCGTTCAGCGCCAATGCGCCGCACCAGACGCTCAGCGAGGTGGCAGCCGGCAGCGGGCTGACGCGTGCTGGAGCACGGCGCATCCTGCTCACGCTGCAGACGCTGGGCTATGTGGTGACCGACGGCAAGCTCTTCACGCTCACGCCGCGCATCCTCGACCTGGGGTTCGCGTACCTCTCGTCCATGCCGATCTGGAACCGCGCCGAGCCGGTGATGGAAGCGCTGGTGCAGCAGGTGCAGGAGTCGTGCTCGGCTGCCGTGCTCGATGCGACGGACATCGTCTACGTGCTGCGCGTGCCGACGAAGAAGATCATGCACATCAACCTGGGGGTGGGCTCTCGCCTGCCGGCCTACTGCACATCGCTGGGCCGGCTGCTGCTGGCGGACCTCGATGACGACGAAGCGCGCGCACGCCTCGAGGCTTCCGACATCCAGCCGCTGACCAAGCACACGCTGACCGACATCGACGCGCTCATGGCCAAGGTGGCGCAGGCACGCAGGCAGCAGTGGTGCCTGGTGAACCAGGAACTCGAAGAAGGCCTCATCTCGGTGGCCGCACCCATCGTCGACCGGCAAGGGCGCATGGTGGCCGCGCTCAACATCAGTGGGCAGGCGAACCGCACCAGCGCGAAGGCAATGCAGGAGACGATGCTGCCCGCGCTGCGCGAAGCGGCGGACCGGATTTCTCGAATGCTCTGA
- a CDS encoding 3-oxoacid CoA-transferase subunit A: MINKIARSVADALAGIPDGATVLIGGFGTAGIPNELIEGLVEQGAKDLTVVNNNAGNGETGLAALLKAGRVRKIICSFPRQADSQVFDGLYRSGKLELELVPQGNLAERIRAAGAGIGAFFCPTGYGTQLAGNRETREIDGKQYVLEYPIHGDVALIKAERGDRWGNLVYRKAARNFGPVMAMASKKTIATVHDIAELGTLDPETIVTPGIFVHQVVRIERVATQAGGFKKAA, from the coding sequence ATGATCAACAAGATCGCGCGCTCGGTCGCCGATGCCCTGGCAGGCATCCCAGACGGCGCCACGGTTCTCATCGGCGGCTTCGGCACAGCCGGCATTCCCAACGAACTCATCGAGGGCCTCGTCGAACAGGGCGCCAAGGACCTCACCGTCGTCAACAACAACGCGGGCAACGGCGAGACCGGCCTCGCGGCGCTGCTGAAGGCCGGCCGCGTGCGCAAGATCATCTGCAGCTTCCCGCGCCAGGCCGACAGCCAGGTGTTCGACGGGCTCTACCGCAGCGGCAAGCTCGAGCTCGAGCTCGTGCCCCAGGGCAACCTCGCCGAGCGCATCCGCGCCGCGGGCGCCGGCATCGGCGCCTTCTTCTGCCCGACCGGCTACGGCACGCAGCTCGCGGGCAACCGCGAGACCCGCGAGATCGACGGCAAGCAGTACGTGCTCGAGTACCCCATCCACGGCGACGTGGCGCTCATCAAGGCCGAGCGCGGCGACCGCTGGGGCAACCTGGTCTACCGCAAGGCTGCACGCAACTTCGGCCCGGTGATGGCCATGGCATCGAAGAAGACCATCGCCACCGTGCACGACATCGCCGAACTCGGCACCCTCGACCCCGAGACCATCGTCACCCCGGGCATCTTCGTGCACCAGGTGGTGCGCATCGAACGCGTGGCGACGCAAGCCGGCGGTTTCAAGAAGGCAGCATGA
- a CDS encoding 3-oxoacid CoA-transferase subunit B, producing MTMTTTYTRRTKDQLAARVAQDIFDGAVVNLGIGQPTLVANHLPKGREVILQSENGILGMGPAPEAGEEDYDLINAGKQPVTLLPGGSFFHHSDSFAMMRGGHLDICVLGAFQVSATGDLANWHTGEKDAIPAVGGAMDLAIGAKQTWVMMDLLTKQGVSKLVQECTYPLTGIACVKRVYSDLATLECTPHGLKLVDLVDGLSREELEKLVGLPIAA from the coding sequence ATGACCATGACCACCACGTACACACGTCGCACCAAGGACCAGCTCGCCGCCCGCGTGGCGCAAGACATCTTCGACGGCGCCGTCGTCAACCTCGGCATCGGCCAGCCCACGCTGGTGGCCAATCACCTGCCCAAGGGCCGCGAGGTCATCCTGCAGAGCGAGAACGGCATCCTCGGCATGGGCCCCGCGCCCGAAGCCGGCGAAGAAGACTACGACCTCATCAACGCCGGCAAGCAACCCGTCACGCTGCTGCCGGGCGGCTCGTTCTTTCACCACTCCGACAGCTTCGCGATGATGCGCGGCGGCCATCTCGACATCTGCGTGCTCGGCGCGTTCCAGGTGTCGGCCACGGGCGACCTCGCCAACTGGCATACCGGCGAGAAAGACGCCATTCCCGCAGTCGGCGGCGCAATGGACCTCGCCATCGGCGCCAAGCAGACGTGGGTCATGATGGACTTGCTGACCAAGCAGGGCGTGAGCAAGCTGGTGCAGGAATGCACCTATCCGCTGACCGGCATCGCCTGCGTCAAGCGCGTGTACTCCGACCTCGCCACGCTCGAATGCACGCCGCATGGCCTGAAGCTGGTCGACCTCGTCGACGGCCTCAGCCGCGAAGAACTCGAAAAGCTCGTCGGACTTCCGATCGCAGCCTGA
- the pcaF gene encoding 3-oxoadipyl-CoA thiolase gives MTNQAFICDAVRTPFGRYGGSLSSVRTDDLGAVPLKALMERNKNVDWQAVSDVLYGCANQAGEDNRNVARMSALLAGLPLEIGGGTINRLCGSGLDAVGTAARAIRAGEAGLMIAGGVESMSRAPFVMPKAESAFSRSNAVYDTTIGWRFVNKLMKAQYGVDSMPETAENVATDYKIEREAQDLMALNSQLRAVASQKSGFFDAEIVPVSVPQKKGDAIIVNKDEHPRETSLESLAKLKGVVRPDGTVTAGNASGVNDGACALLLADEASAAKHGLTPRARVVGMATAGVAPRVMGIGPAPATQKVLALTGLTIDQIDVIELNEAFAAQGLAVLRLLGLKDDDARVNINGGAIALGHPLGASGARLATTAVNQLHKGGGRYALCTMCIGVGQGIAVILERV, from the coding sequence ATGACCAATCAAGCCTTCATCTGCGACGCCGTTCGCACTCCCTTCGGCCGCTACGGCGGTTCGCTCAGCAGCGTGCGCACCGACGACCTGGGCGCCGTGCCGCTCAAGGCGCTGATGGAACGCAACAAGAACGTCGACTGGCAGGCCGTGAGCGACGTGCTCTACGGCTGCGCCAACCAGGCGGGCGAAGACAACCGCAACGTCGCGCGCATGTCGGCGCTGCTGGCGGGCCTGCCGCTCGAAATCGGCGGCGGCACCATCAACCGCCTGTGCGGCTCGGGCCTTGACGCCGTGGGCACCGCAGCGCGCGCCATCCGCGCAGGCGAAGCCGGCCTGATGATTGCCGGCGGCGTGGAAAGCATGAGCCGCGCGCCCTTCGTCATGCCCAAGGCCGAGAGCGCCTTCAGCCGCAGCAACGCGGTGTACGACACCACCATCGGCTGGCGCTTCGTCAACAAGCTCATGAAGGCACAGTACGGCGTCGACTCGATGCCCGAGACGGCCGAGAACGTGGCCACCGACTACAAGATCGAGCGCGAGGCGCAAGACCTGATGGCGCTGAACTCGCAGCTGCGCGCCGTGGCCTCGCAGAAGTCCGGCTTCTTCGACGCCGAGATCGTGCCCGTGAGCGTGCCGCAGAAGAAGGGCGACGCAATCATCGTCAACAAGGACGAGCATCCGCGCGAGACCAGCCTCGAATCGCTCGCCAAGCTCAAGGGCGTTGTGCGGCCTGACGGCACCGTTACCGCCGGCAATGCCAGCGGCGTGAACGACGGCGCCTGCGCGCTGCTGTTGGCCGACGAAGCCAGTGCCGCGAAGCACGGCCTCACCCCCCGCGCCCGCGTGGTCGGCATGGCCACCGCCGGCGTCGCGCCGCGCGTGATGGGCATCGGCCCCGCGCCCGCCACGCAGAAGGTGCTGGCGCTCACCGGCCTGACCATCGACCAGATCGACGTCATCGAACTGAACGAAGCCTTCGCTGCGCAGGGCCTCGCCGTGCTGCGCCTGCTGGGCCTGAAGGACGACGACGCCCGCGTCAACATCAACGGCGGCGCCATCGCGCTGGGCCATCCGTTGGGTGCCAGCGGTGCTCGCCTGGCCACCACCGCAGTCAACCAGCTGCACAAGGGCGGCGGCCGCTACGCGCTGTGCACCATGTGCATCGGCGTGGGCCAGGGCATTGCGGTGATTCTCGAACGCGTCTGA